A genomic window from Candidatus Tumulicola sp. includes:
- a CDS encoding Pycsar system effector family protein, with the protein MEEEEMEQVSYDQLNVTLSFFPRVDSKCSVVLGLDVAMIGLLAFNAPAVANLTWPTLLLPAIPALLFLLCMIKSLWEVYKCSFPRLEGGDKSLIYFAAIGKRTETDFVRSFSQRDRKEHIADLLSQVWRNSEILDMKFAALKSAHIYLAWSIVPWVVAVIIFGMFNQNAPGLLR; encoded by the coding sequence ATGGAAGAAGAGGAGATGGAGCAGGTCTCGTACGACCAGCTAAACGTCACACTCAGCTTTTTTCCGAGAGTAGACTCCAAATGCTCGGTCGTACTCGGCCTTGATGTCGCGATGATTGGCCTTTTGGCATTCAACGCTCCGGCTGTCGCGAATCTCACATGGCCGACACTTCTCTTGCCAGCGATTCCTGCGCTGTTATTCCTGCTCTGTATGATCAAAAGTCTCTGGGAGGTGTACAAATGCTCTTTCCCACGACTGGAGGGCGGTGACAAGTCACTGATATACTTCGCCGCGATTGGGAAGCGAACCGAAACTGATTTTGTTCGGTCGTTTTCCCAGCGCGACCGAAAAGAACACATCGCAGACCTACTCAGTCAAGTTTGGCGAAACTCGGAAATCTTGGACATGAAATTCGCGGCCCTGAAGAGCGCTCATATCTACCTTGCGTGGTCAATTGTGCCATGGGTTGTTGCGGTGATTATTTTTGGAATGTTTAACCAAAATGCACCGGGTTTACTAAGGTAG
- a CDS encoding adenylate/guanylate cyclase domain-containing protein — translation MSLKEDITSEVNAILSQPWSIRDGIVVPENKDVNLVGGAVKLDAIMFYADLADSTALVMTKDRGVVAKVFKTFLSTAARLIKANSGYVRSFDGDRIMGVFLGGTKRTQAAKCGLHLNWAFCNVVKPRLLVAFPTLESGGFKLEYSTGIDVSDILVVRGGVYKDNDLLWVGRAANVAAKLSAIRQTPFRTFISKDVYDNMHESSRLGGTLKSNMWVPFLYPGVKGQISFYKSSWTWEP, via the coding sequence ATGAGCCTAAAAGAAGACATCACGAGCGAAGTGAACGCGATTCTCTCCCAACCATGGAGCATTAGAGACGGTATAGTCGTACCTGAGAACAAGGACGTTAATCTAGTTGGCGGAGCAGTAAAACTAGATGCCATCATGTTCTACGCGGACTTGGCGGATTCAACGGCGCTAGTCATGACAAAAGATCGCGGGGTTGTTGCAAAGGTCTTCAAGACGTTTCTTAGTACGGCAGCGCGCCTTATAAAGGCTAACAGCGGATATGTTCGGAGCTTTGACGGTGACCGGATCATGGGTGTATTCTTGGGAGGCACCAAGAGGACGCAGGCCGCCAAGTGCGGACTGCATCTCAATTGGGCTTTTTGCAACGTGGTGAAGCCACGACTTCTTGTAGCGTTCCCAACTCTGGAAAGCGGCGGCTTCAAGCTTGAGTATTCGACAGGGATTGACGTCTCCGACATCCTGGTTGTAAGAGGTGGAGTCTACAAGGATAACGACTTGCTTTGGGTCGGACGTGCTGCGAATGTTGCGGCCAAGTTAAGTGCGATTCGGCAAACACCATTTCGAACGTTCATTTCGAAGGACGTTTACGACAACATGCATGAGAGTTCAAGGCTCGGTGGGACGCTTAAGAGCAACATGTGGGTTCCTTTTCTTTACCCCGGTGTAAAGGGGCAAATATCATTTTACAAGAGCTCATGGACATGGGAGCCTTAG